From one Henningerozyma blattae CBS 6284 chromosome 1, complete genome genomic stretch:
- the TOF1 gene encoding Tof1p (similar to Saccharomyces cerevisiae TOF1 (YNL273W); ancestral locus Anc_1.79) yields MLPPVDDDIPKKVLRARIALLATAIGGPDYSSKLDPPPYKLGDDCLACLKDLKRWFKLVDDQQNRWDVALAAAEYQILMDDIIPILIDWEDKSRLASKLSKINKSTNGSIGNNDQTISISKIHHDKIALNCLQLLVLMTWPLVLNEQSTIEQILQYAELKKYQLLYKKMILSVEDGKVLRAVIRLAANVIRIDKLHRTARDNMILKLILNFLKNIASLEPGELAISPKMRSRIRNISNYDMLPPNVTMDDISLNSVITAFHKNKVFKLILTLSSSISREFDQDFINIPLLELLFYLTKNIDQIEIFKVSQHCRIPKSSSILANTDNSTMPVDAKNCSSAGFELSSLLNKERELKKNLINGTSSRHSRFGALLSIKTVDDKRLTVSVGGANLIDNSSALDKLDSKKKWKKRVSKNRDDELISGLPDHLLGTKNKVAYLYPENINFFVEFINMFIDTSFNPLLRSITNLFTTEEEKMNTLEKVEYLLFITWFLRYQRLRWSNDSKSTKLEYVSFASHETAYILTTTLLRSNFELKNWIVVHAGIMQFTELLLYLNIFRNEANESDIDYTLSRLFSNERLKLLTTFPKIAVKYSLEFMKSCINLTHTILKTLQYYDDERKLVIEKKTRSRSKKHNFTQEDIKRVMEEEDVGQDEALDMLLPSSSMKEVDFTRVRNSFMNESVIETFISFLKRFRELDDSDIKKALSFFSQVFFESKEDALLLRIDVIVLLREMLAPSGLRSNDKNRKYLDEFTKHYLHKFSQRLKSSPSWFVSILFPLLHDSSIGYYQRYNEMPSSKGVDTSIYGAPPSKFKKIEDEQMLSPSIVKDLKIGILVSTLIDDDKTEILDKLVDNMESYLSFQLSLAHAEDLNRDITDIDLEINKFTFSVGNESKLSPIVKDKDFRALLYLIGYVIPALYNDPCYIQSTLDHTEFQKSLDVIKKYMHEPFQTPNGKSSSSYLIRPRLNVDDKELSVFGADGLNIEGDSEYNSHLDKYEYDEDNDFIDDNDYFKGLSDTTTKSKLRSKSKGVATSKNKKKKTKKKYPGKELPRFDNDDDDNNDSQKATSKHQIVSKAYIDDSDDEDDNILNPIFFENEMYMRWLLDKNNGNLSKDKYEMFAAFVTERIQNNGKIISNYTSLFDGPVPNISLDSTDSNDGSSKPDDTLRFLSRKTEEILIEHSEGKDDDNDSEALSQADKRAVSINNISDTNISSDESSSTNENEQLADDFSNPTFTNLSDHGKNQTNDMQNSDNKKIDSSTDTFDDNDEYYNSVTKESADKDNDSDDEEYLSQEKSQN; encoded by the coding sequence ATGCTTCCACCAGTAGATGATGACATACCCAAAAAAGTTCTACGAGCAAGAATCGCATTATTAGCTACCGCCATCGGTGGTCCAGATTATTCCTCAAAATTAGATCCTCCCCCATATAAATTAGGTGATGATTGTCTAGCATGTCTTAAGGATTTGAAAAGATGGTTCAAATTGGTAGACGATCAGCAGAATAGATGGGATGTTGCATTGGCGGCTGCAGAGTATCAGATATTAATGGACGATATTATTCCAATATTAATCGATTGGGAAGATAAATCTAGATTAGcttcaaaattatctaagataaataaaagCACTAATGGTTCTATTGGTAATAATGATCAAACTATTAGCATAAGTAAAATTCATCATGATAAGATTGCATTAAACTGTCTACAGTTGTTAGTTTTAATGACATGGCCTTTGGTCCTAAATGAACAGTCAACAATAGAACAGATTCTACAATATGCtgaattaaagaaatatcaaTTGTTATATaagaagatgatattaTCTGTTGAAGATGGTAAAGTCTTGAGGGCAGTCATACGGTTAGCGGCGAACGTAATTAGGATAGATAAACTACATAGAACAGCCCGTGATAAcatgattttgaaattaattttgaactttttaaaaaatattgcaTCTTTAGAGCCTGGAGAGCTTGCGATATCTCCTAAGATGAGATCACGGATTCGTAATATTAGTAATTACGATATGTTACCGCCAAATGTTACCATGGATGATATTTCTTTGAATAGTGTAATAACGGCATTCCACAAGAATAAAGTGTTTAAATTGATACTTACTCTATCTAGTTCCATCTCAAGAGAATTTGATcaagattttattaatattccaTTACTAGAATTGCTGTTTTATCTAaccaaaaatattgatcaaATTGAGATATTTAAGGTATCCCAACATTGTAGAATACCGAAATCTTCTAGTATTTTAGCAAATACAGATAATTCTACCATGCCTGTAGATGCAAAAAATTGTAGTTCGGCAGGATTTGAATTATCGAGCTTGTTAAATAAGGAGCgtgaattgaaaaaaaacctTATTAATGGTACTTCCTCTAGGCATTCGAGATTTGGTGCCCTGCTATCCATTAAAACGGTTGATGACAAGAGGTTAACAGTTAGTGTGGGTGGTGCGaatttaatagataataGCTCCGCTTTAGATAAATTAgatagtaaaaaaaagtggAAGAAACGAGTATCAAAAAATCGTGACGATGAATTAATAAGCGGCTTACCAGATCATTTACTTGGTACTAAGAATAAAGTTGCGTACTTGTATcctgaaaatattaatttttttgtagaatttattaacatGTTCATTGATACATCTTTCAATCCTTTATTACGTAGTATTACCAATTTATTTACtactgaagaagaaaaaatgaacACTTTAGAAAAGGTGGAATATCTCTTATTTATTACCTGGTTCTTAAGATACCAAAGGTTACGATGGTCAAACGACTCAAAGTCGACCAAATTAGAATATGTATCCTTCGCAAGTCACGAAACGGCATACATTCTTACTACAACCCTGTTAAGAAGTAATTTTGAACTAAAAAATTGGATTGTAGTCCATGCAGGGATAATGCAATTTACAGAACTTTTATTATACTTAAACATTTTTAGAAATGAGGCCAATGAGTCTGATATAGATTATACATTGAGTCGCTTATTTAGCAATGAACGATTAAAGCTGTTGACGACATTTCCAAAGATTGCTGTAAAATATTCTCTAGAATTTATGAAAAGTTGTATTAATCTAACTCACACcattttaaaaactttgcaatattatgatgatgagAGAAAATTGGTTATTGAGAAGAAAACAAGAAGTAGGAGTAAAAAACATAATTTTACCCAGGAAGATATCAAAAGAGTTATGGAAGAGGAAGATGTTGGTCAAGATGAAGCTTTAGATATGCTATTACCCTCCTCATCTATGAAGGAGGTCGATTTTACTAGAGTTCGTAATAGTTTTATGAATGAATCAGTGATAGAAACATTTATTAGctttttgaaaagatttAGGGAATTAGATGATTCAGATATTAAAAAGGCTTTAAGTTTCTTTTCTCAAGTTTTTTTTGAGTCAAAAGAGGATGCATTGTTGCTAAGAATAGATGTCATCGTGTTATTACGAGAAATGCTGGCTCCTAGTGGATTAAGAagtaatgataaaaatagaaaatatctAGATGAGTTTACAAAGCATTATCTCCATAAATTTTCTCAAAGATTAAAATCATCCCCTTCATGGTTTGTAAGCATCTTATTCCCCCTATTACATGATAGTAGTATAGGATATTATCAAAGATACAATGAGATGCCATCGAGCAAAGGAGTAGATACTTCAATATATGGTGCTCCACCaagtaaatttaaaaagattGAAGACGAACAAATGCTATCTCCTTCTATTGTTAAGGATCTTAAAATCGGAATTTTAGTTTCAACAttaattgatgatgataaaacTGAAATTTTGGATAAGTTAGTAGATAATATGGAGTCATATCTGTCATTTCAATTATCTCTCGCACATGCAGAAGATTTAAATAGAGATATTACAGATATTGATttggaaataaataaattcacATTTTCCGTAGGGAATGAGTCTAAATTGAGTCCAATAGTAAAAGACAAAGATTTTCGTGCTTTATTATACTTGATTGGTTACGTTATCCCTGCTTTGTACAATGATCCCTGCTACATTCAATCAACTTTAGATCATActgaatttcaaaaaagcTTGGATGTgataaaaaagtatatgCATGAGCCATTCCAAACACCCAATGGTAAATCGTCTTCGTCATATTTAATAAGGCCAAGATTAAACGTTGATGATAAGGAATTATCTGTCTTCGGAGCTGATGGTCTAAATATTGAAGGTGATTCTGAATATAATAGTCATCTTGATAAATACGAAtatgatgaagataatgaTTTTATCGATGATAACGATTATTTTAAAGGTCTCAGTGatacaacaacaaaatcAAAGTTAAGATCTAAAAGTAAAGGTGTTGCAACAtcaaagaataaaaaaaagaaaacaaagaaaaaatatcctGGGAAAGAGTTGCCTCGATTTGAcaatgatgatgacgataACAATGATTCGCAAAAGGCAACTTCTAAGCATCAAATTGTTAGTAAGGCTTATATAGATGACtctgatgatgaagatgacaatattttgaacccaattttctttgaaaatgaaatgtATATGAGATGGTTACtggataaaaataatggtaaCTTATCAAAGGATAAATACGAGATGTTTGCAGCCTTTGTAACAGAAAGAATCCaaaataatggtaaaaTAATAAGCAACTACACTTCTTTGTTCGATGGGCCTGTCCCTAATATATCTCTTGATAGTACTGATTCTAATGATGGTAGCTCTAAGCCAGATGATACCCTACGTTTTCTGTCAAGAAAGACTGAAGAAATCTTAATTGAACATTCGGAGGgaaaagatgatgataatgattctGAAGCACTATCTCAAGCCGACAAAAGAGCTGTctctattaataatatatctgACACAAATATTTCCTCTGATGAAAGTTCTTCAACTAATGAGAATGAACAACTAGCTGATGACTTTTCCAATCCAACATTCACTAATTTATCTGATCATGGAAAAAATCAAACTAACGATATGCAGAATAGtgataacaaaaaaattgatagtTCTACTGATACttttgatgataatgatgagTATTATAATTCAGTCACTAAAGAGTCGGCCGATAAAGACAACGATAGTGATGACGAAGAATATTTATCCCAAGAAAAAAGccaaaattaa
- the SEC2 gene encoding guanine nucleotide exchange factor SEC2 (similar to Saccharomyces cerevisiae SEC2 (YNL272C); ancestral locus Anc_1.81) has product MSEQEIADESQRVTDQVTLLSTQLMESISKQSQLEDKLNQANKKLAAQKLTIEKNSQIKATGSALQKNANDLESQLKIANAELVKERQLREKAEGECTALNKEVEDLTASLFDEANHMVADARKEKAAVELRNTKLMEQLKEKDTVLETLELQLKNLKKVLQEFQDEDSNNKRNSMLSEVTIHSGSSQRAGSPTIISTTNSESFANIIYSPNISDIRYDLPLYGEFLKFVAVLPFVKNIKQTTNDSKLLRRLVNDEIQPVLRLDNADGLGWVVKRTLLTQMMEGLVMVEPLSGVNELYTHSRNRRSATSNNTTGSTRDISGKDTNGSSNQKNSHLFNFPTNSPPVAVHEPCAFCNEKRDDSVQHARIHLLKTQSRSETGKITVTNQFPLCQSCVLKVRQTGEIFAFLRSLALGTWKLEKIAIANLSKSDPTKIKGSPASPTKDKEKEKKKAKRKSFIKGLNMAQTASVLNPATSNPFFQQTQTNPVGDTSLTDVDTFGQPTTNIQRAWLQLCKLRCMLHWSHMGIWSLDDSIEAKFAPLSISESNIKDLDQNTDNFTSSQLPSTSPSNNNINSTNTLMHRDTQILKNHIDTTDQESFSLKQETDDAFDFENNSIDTKLEKLNSTSNNSFKSPLEKELKNLQEDLRPSDKHINSNGIPATNTQHVSSNVQNRNSTASAENPTMLEDEQESESSIAANDDTLTKSITPVDDQNIEHESTISSDREDTSATNSTGIINSVNGETNEPSTQLTSDNDNQNDDILDSYIDDMNDDEEVIPTSERIENKPIDEESSRSTVT; this is encoded by the coding sequence ATGTCAGAACAAGAGATTGCAGATGAATCTCAAAGAGTAACAGATCAGGTAACTCTTTTATCAACTCAATTAATGGAGAGTATTTCAAAACAATCACAACTAGAAGATAAATTGAATCAAGCTAACAAGAAACTAGCTGCTCAAAAACTGACTATCGAAAAGAATTCTCAAATCAAAGCCACTGGTTCTGCTTTACAAAAGAATGCAAATGACCTAGAAtctcaattgaaaatagcGAATGCTGAATTAGTCAAAGAAAGACAATTAAGGGAGAAAGCTGAAGGAGAATGTACTGCACTTAATAAAGAAGTCGAAGATTTGACAGCATCACTTTTCGATGAAGCTAATCATATGGTGGCAGATGCAAGAAAGGAAAAAGCTGCCGTTGAATTAAGAAATACTAAGCTAATGgaacaattaaaagaaaaggaTACCGTATTAGAAACACTTGAattacaattgaaaaatttgaaaaaagtattaCAAGAATTCCAAGATGAAGATTCGAATAACAAAAGAAACTCAATGCTTAGCGAAGTAACAATTCATTCTGGTAGTTCTCAAAGAGCCGGATCACCAACCATTATCTCAACCACAAACTCTGAATCTTTtgcaaatattatttattctcCAAATATATCAGATATTAGATATGATCTACCTTTATATGGTGAATTTCTAAAGTTTGTTGCAGTTCTACCGTTcgttaaaaatattaaacaaaCAACAAATGACTcgaaattattaagaaGATTAGTTAATGATGAGATTCAACCAGTACTAAGATTAGATAATGCAGACGGTTTAGGATGGGTAGTAAAACGAACATTATTAACTCAAATGATGGAGGGTCTGGTCATGGTGGAACCATTAAGTGGagttaatgaattatataCACACAGTCGTAATAGGCGATCTGCTACATCTAACAACACTACTGGATCTACCAGGGACATATCCGGAAAAGACACAAATGGCTCTTCAAACCAAAAGAACTCTCACCTGTTCAATTTTCCAACCAATTCTCCTCCTGTTGCAGTACACGAACCTTGCGCTTTTTGTAATGAAAAGAGAGATGATTCTGTGCAGCATGCAAGaattcatcttttaaaaactcAATCTAGGTCTGAAACAGGTAAGATTACAGTTACAAATCAATTCCCCTTATGCCAAAGCTGTGTATTGAAAGTAAGGCAAACAGGTGAAATCTTTGCATTCTTAAGATCTTTAGCATTAGGGACTTggaaattggaaaaaatagCTATTgctaatttatcaaaatctgatccaacaaaaattaaaggcTCTCCTGCTTCACCAActaaagataaagaaaaggaaaagaaaaaagctaaaagaaaaagttttattaaagGATTAAATATGGCTCAGACAGCTTCTGTTTTAAATCCTGCTACTTCTAATCCTTTCTTCCAACAAACGCAAACGAATCCGGTTGGTGATACTTCATTAACAGATGTAGATACGTTTGGCCAACCAACAACAAATATCCAACGCGCCTGGCTACAGTTATGCAAATTACGTTGTATGTTACATTGGTCGCATATGGGAATCTGGTCCTTAGATGATTCTATAGAAGCTAAATTTGCTCCATTATCTATATCTGAAAGTAATATTAAGGATTTGGATCAAAATACAGACAATTTCACTTCATCTCAACTACCCTCAACATCCccatctaataataatatcaattctACCAATACTTTAATGCATCGCGATAcacaaatattgaaaaatcacATTGACACTACTGATCAGgaatcattttctttaaagcAAGAAACCGATGATgcatttgattttgaaaataatagtattgatactaaattagaaaaactAAATTCTACAAGCAATAACAGTTTTAAATCCCCATTAGAAAAGGAGCTTAAAAACTTACAGGAAGATTTAAGACCGAGTGATAAACAcattaattctaatggAATACCTGCAACAAACACTCAACATGTGTCATCGAACGTccaaaatagaaatagcACCGCCAGTGCTGAAAACCCGACTATGTTAGAAGATGAACAAGAAAGTGAATCCAGTATAGCAGCTAATGATGATACCTTAACTAAGTCAATCACACCTGTGGATGATCAAAATATAGAACACGAATCTACTATATCTTCAGATAGAGAGGATACATCGGCTACAAATAGTACTGGTATAATAAACAGTGTCAACGGCGAAACTAATGAACCATCAACGCAGCTGACCTCAGATAACGACAACCAAAATGATGACATACTAGACAGTTATATTGATGACATGAacgatgatgaagaagttaTCCCCACAAGTGAgagaattgaaaataaaccAATAGACGAGGAATCTTCCAGAAGTACGGTAACTTGA